The Elusimicrobiota bacterium genome window below encodes:
- a CDS encoding PorV/PorQ family protein, producing MKLYKLLLSTLLLAAPTSAALNSGAAFLKIGTGARPEAMGGAYTALADDVNALYYNPGGLSNLGKQEVGFTHTQWLMDTTFDFFGFAQPFKAGTLGLSAARLGSGGFEGRDENRRVTSAFSASDTALTLGFGRMFKGFTAHGDTGFGMNVKYLESAIGSDKASTFAADFGAVHKLDALPMSLGVSVLNVGQGMKFLDQRDPLPLSVSVGAAYRVAGALNIALDVRQEPNDGGTSVGVGTEYALIQGFALRAGYASQAARTAIGGGSPLGGIGGGFGLKIRNYRADYTFTPFGELGNVQRISVGARF from the coding sequence ATGAAACTCTACAAGCTCCTCCTGTCGACCCTGCTGCTGGCCGCGCCGACCTCGGCCGCGCTGAACTCCGGCGCCGCGTTCCTCAAGATCGGGACCGGGGCGCGTCCTGAAGCCATGGGCGGGGCCTACACGGCCCTGGCCGACGACGTCAACGCGCTCTACTACAACCCGGGCGGGCTCTCGAACCTGGGAAAGCAGGAGGTCGGGTTCACTCACACGCAGTGGCTCATGGACACGACCTTCGACTTCTTCGGCTTCGCCCAGCCCTTCAAGGCCGGGACGCTGGGGCTGAGCGCCGCGCGCCTGGGCAGCGGCGGCTTCGAGGGCCGCGACGAGAACCGGCGGGTCACGAGCGCGTTCTCGGCCTCGGACACCGCGCTCACTCTCGGCTTCGGCCGGATGTTCAAGGGGTTCACCGCCCACGGCGACACGGGCTTCGGCATGAACGTGAAGTACCTCGAGAGCGCCATCGGCTCGGACAAGGCCTCGACCTTCGCGGCCGACTTCGGGGCGGTGCATAAGCTAGACGCCCTGCCGATGTCGCTGGGCGTCTCGGTGCTGAACGTGGGCCAGGGGATGAAGTTCCTCGACCAGCGCGACCCGCTGCCGCTCTCCGTCTCGGTGGGAGCGGCCTATCGGGTCGCCGGGGCCCTCAACATCGCGCTGGACGTGCGGCAGGAGCCCAACGACGGAGGAACGAGCGTCGGGGTGGGCACCGAGTACGCGCTCATCCAGGGCTTCGCCCTGCGTGCCGGCTACGCCAGTCAGGCGGCACGGACCGCGATCGGCGGCGGTTCTCCTCTGGGAGGGATCGGCGGCGGGTTCGGGCTCAAGATCCGCAACTATCGCGCCGACTACACCTTCACGCCCTTCGGCGAGCTCGGCAACGTGCAGCGCATCTCGGTCGGCGCCCGCTTTTAG